A section of the Pseudomonas tritici genome encodes:
- a CDS encoding carbon-nitrogen hydrolase family protein codes for MPVSTVAALQIGSLPGGKAETLAQILAYEDEISRSGAQLVVMPEALLGGYPKGEGFGTQLGYRLPEGREAFARYFANAIDVPGAETEALAGLSARTGASLVLGVIERSGSTLYCTVLYFEPAGGLVAKHRKLMPTGTERLIWGKGDGSTLPVIDTAVGRIGGAVCWENMMPLLRTAMYAKGVEVWCAPTVDEREMWQVSMRHVAHEGRCFVVSACQVQASPEALGVAVANWPSERPLIAGGSVIVGPMGDILAGPLLGKAGLLTAQIDTADLVRARYDYDVVGHYARPDVFELTVDERAKPGVRYITD; via the coding sequence ATGCCTGTATCGACTGTAGCGGCCCTGCAAATTGGCTCCTTGCCGGGTGGCAAGGCTGAAACCTTGGCGCAGATTCTCGCCTATGAAGACGAAATATCGCGCAGCGGCGCGCAATTGGTGGTGATGCCCGAGGCATTGCTGGGTGGCTATCCCAAAGGCGAGGGCTTCGGCACGCAGCTGGGATATCGCTTGCCCGAGGGGCGGGAAGCCTTTGCCCGATATTTTGCCAATGCCATCGATGTGCCGGGCGCCGAGACCGAAGCGCTGGCCGGCCTGTCGGCGCGTACCGGTGCCAGCCTGGTGCTTGGCGTGATCGAGCGCAGTGGCAGCACGTTGTATTGCACGGTGTTGTACTTCGAACCGGCGGGTGGCTTGGTCGCCAAGCACCGTAAATTGATGCCTACCGGCACCGAACGACTGATCTGGGGCAAGGGCGATGGCTCAACCTTGCCGGTAATCGATACGGCAGTCGGGCGCATCGGCGGCGCGGTGTGTTGGGAAAACATGATGCCGCTGCTGCGCACGGCGATGTACGCCAAGGGTGTGGAAGTGTGGTGCGCACCGACAGTGGACGAGCGTGAGATGTGGCAGGTGAGCATGCGCCATGTGGCTCATGAGGGGCGCTGCTTTGTGGTCAGTGCGTGTCAGGTGCAGGCTTCGCCCGAGGCGCTGGGGGTGGCGGTGGCCAACTGGCCGTCGGAGCGTCCGTTGATCGCGGGCGGCAGCGTGATTGTCGGGCCGATGGGCGATATTTTAGCGGGGCCTTTGCTGGGTAAGGCGGGGTTGTTGACGGCGCAAATCGATACGGCTGACCTGGTGCGAGCGCGGTATGACTATGACGTGGTGGGGCACTACGCCCGGCCGGATGTGTTCGAGCTGACGGTGGATGAACGAGCGAAGCCGGGCGTGCGCTATATCACGGACTGA
- a CDS encoding DUF6026 family protein — MSTAQMNRPPQTLYVTIRRDELRQLKDEREQLQQEVIRLRSHIIQAQLDQPSGAQPALC, encoded by the coding sequence ATGAGCACTGCACAGATGAACCGTCCGCCACAGACCCTCTACGTCACCATTCGACGCGACGAGCTGCGCCAGTTGAAAGACGAACGCGAACAACTGCAGCAGGAAGTCATACGCCTGCGTTCGCACATCATCCAGGCCCAGTTGGATCAGCCTTCCGGCGCCCAGCCGGCGCTCTGCTAA
- the gnd gene encoding phosphogluconate dehydrogenase (NAD(+)-dependent, decarboxylating) has product MQLGIIGLGRMGGNIARRLMLNGHTTVVYDRNEAFVKGLSEEGATGVADLKALVAGLQKPRTVWVMLPAGAPTEDTINELSTLLEDGDAIIDGGNTNYKDDVRRAKALAEKGLHYVDVGTSGGVWGLERGYCMMIGGDTGTVQRLDPIFKSLAPGLGNIPRTKDRSASADPRAEQGYIHAGPAGSGHFVKMIHNGIEYGMMQAFAEGFDILKTKNSENLPQDQRFDLNVADIAEVWRRGSVVSSWLLDLTADALATDPKLDGYSGSVADSGEGRWTIEAAMEQAVPVPVLSTSLFARFRSRQQSTYGDKMLSAMRFGFGGHVETSKK; this is encoded by the coding sequence ATGCAACTGGGGATTATTGGACTAGGCCGCATGGGCGGGAATATTGCACGGCGCCTGATGCTCAATGGGCATACCACCGTTGTTTACGACCGTAACGAAGCATTTGTAAAAGGCTTGAGCGAAGAGGGCGCCACTGGCGTTGCTGACCTTAAGGCCCTGGTTGCCGGGCTGCAAAAGCCACGCACCGTGTGGGTAATGTTGCCGGCAGGCGCGCCTACCGAAGACACCATCAACGAACTGAGCACACTGCTGGAAGACGGTGATGCAATCATCGACGGCGGCAACACCAACTATAAGGACGACGTTCGCCGGGCCAAGGCGCTGGCGGAAAAAGGCCTGCACTATGTCGACGTCGGTACTTCCGGCGGCGTCTGGGGCCTGGAGCGTGGCTACTGCATGATGATCGGTGGCGATACCGGGACCGTGCAGCGCCTTGATCCTATCTTCAAGAGCCTGGCCCCGGGCCTGGGCAACATTCCGCGCACCAAGGACCGTTCTGCCAGCGCTGACCCTCGCGCCGAGCAGGGCTATATCCACGCCGGCCCTGCGGGCTCCGGGCATTTCGTCAAGATGATCCACAATGGCATCGAATACGGGATGATGCAGGCGTTCGCCGAGGGTTTTGACATCCTCAAGACCAAGAATTCGGAAAACCTGCCGCAAGACCAGCGTTTCGACCTGAACGTTGCCGATATTGCCGAAGTCTGGCGCCGTGGCAGTGTGGTGTCGTCCTGGCTGCTGGACCTGACCGCCGACGCCTTGGCCACCGACCCGAAACTCGACGGTTACTCCGGTTCCGTTGCCGACAGTGGCGAAGGCCGCTGGACCATCGAAGCCGCCATGGAACAAGCCGTGCCAGTGCCCGTACTGTCCACCTCGCTGTTCGCCCGATTCCGCTCGCGCCAGCAGAGCACGTACGGTGACAAAATGCTCTCAGCCATGCGCTTCGGCTTTGGTGGTCACGTGGAGACTTCCAAAAAATGA
- a CDS encoding C39 family peptidase: protein MRLATLSLLMLLTGPTWAGTMAISAMPGGAVIYKKVESIRERRFANLVEQKTDFSCGAAALATILRQGYWLDVDEDHVIKGMLVNADQDLVRTQGFSMLDMKRYLESIGMRARGYKIGPDTLATVKIPVVVLLEIRGYKHFVVLQRADKEWVYVGDPVLGHKRYSHDDFVKGWNGIVFAVLGEGYDKANALLDPPTPLTAKNQLNEFRPVGDAELMDFGFIQSDFF, encoded by the coding sequence ATGCGCTTAGCAACCCTCAGCCTCTTGATGCTGCTCACCGGCCCTACCTGGGCAGGCACCATGGCGATCTCCGCCATGCCTGGCGGTGCAGTCATCTACAAAAAGGTCGAGAGTATCCGTGAACGCCGGTTCGCCAACCTGGTGGAACAGAAAACCGATTTCAGCTGCGGTGCTGCGGCACTCGCCACCATCCTGCGCCAGGGCTATTGGCTCGACGTAGACGAAGACCACGTCATCAAAGGCATGCTGGTCAATGCAGACCAGGACCTGGTACGTACCCAGGGCTTTTCCATGCTGGACATGAAGCGCTACCTCGAAAGCATCGGCATGCGTGCCCGGGGCTACAAAATCGGGCCAGATACCCTGGCGACCGTGAAGATCCCCGTGGTGGTGTTGCTGGAAATTCGTGGCTACAAGCACTTCGTGGTGTTGCAGCGCGCGGACAAGGAGTGGGTCTATGTCGGTGACCCAGTGCTGGGCCACAAGCGCTATTCACACGACGACTTCGTCAAAGGCTGGAATGGCATCGTCTTCGCCGTGCTGGGTGAAGGCTACGACAAGGCCAACGCCTTGCTTGACCCGCCCACGCCACTGACCGCCAAGAACCAGTTGAATGAGTTCAGGCCCGTAGGCGATGCCGAGCTGATGGACTTCGGTTTCATCCAGAGCGACTTCTTCTAA
- a CDS encoding Cof-type HAD-IIB family hydrolase, translated as MSDAAIHPIRFILSDVDGTLLHPDHSLSQRTADAVRALRDSGVFFSLASGRPPKAMLHLIETFGIDVPVAGFNGGTLINPDGSILVAHHLPAEAALVTLALFSAEPEVEVWVFADGDWLRRDPPGPMEQREADGLGYGPVVVESFEPYLDRIDKIVAASNNTQLLVELEAQLQPKVQGLAQVSRSQPVYLDVTAMLANKGEALKTLAAHLGVPLEQTAAIGDGGNDPAMFHVAALSIAMGQAEETVKRQASVVTGSNLEDGAAEAIERFILAKR; from the coding sequence ATGAGTGACGCAGCGATTCATCCCATCCGTTTTATCCTCAGTGATGTGGACGGCACGTTGTTGCATCCTGATCACAGCCTCAGCCAGCGCACTGCCGATGCCGTGCGCGCCTTGCGCGACAGTGGGGTGTTTTTCAGCCTGGCCAGCGGGCGACCGCCCAAGGCCATGCTGCACCTGATCGAAACCTTCGGCATCGATGTGCCGGTGGCGGGCTTTAACGGTGGCACGCTGATCAACCCGGATGGCAGCATCCTGGTCGCCCACCATCTGCCGGCAGAAGCGGCGCTGGTCACCCTGGCGCTGTTTTCAGCGGAGCCGGAGGTGGAAGTGTGGGTGTTTGCCGATGGCGACTGGCTGCGCCGTGACCCGCCAGGGCCGATGGAGCAGCGCGAAGCCGATGGTCTGGGATACGGGCCGGTAGTGGTGGAGAGTTTTGAGCCGTACCTGGACCGGATCGACAAGATTGTCGCTGCCAGCAACAACACGCAATTGCTGGTGGAGCTGGAAGCGCAGCTGCAGCCCAAGGTGCAGGGGTTGGCCCAAGTGTCACGCTCGCAACCGGTGTACCTGGATGTCACCGCGATGTTGGCCAACAAGGGCGAGGCCTTGAAAACCCTGGCGGCGCACCTTGGGGTCCCCTTGGAGCAGACGGCGGCTATCGGCGATGGTGGCAATGACCCGGCGATGTTTCATGTAGCCGCGTTATCGATTGCCATGGGGCAGGCTGAAGAAACCGTCAAGCGCCAGGCCAGTGTGGTCACTGGCAGCAATCTCGAAGACGGCGCTGCCGAAGCGATCGAGCGGTTTATTCTCGCGAAGCGATAA
- a CDS encoding FecR family protein, translating into MSEKSISEAEYDAITDAAAHWCMRLHAGDCTASERQAFAQWHDSHPLHAFEYAAMLEIWDVADHLPRHDTTPTVVPFKPLSRSRLYAVAAAICLGALPLAAFTGWEAGWLPSSYERFEAANGLRQVILDDGSQVELNLGTELVYSNYKDQRRVTLKKGEAFFKVSHDSAHPFIVHAGNGQVRVTGTQFNVWKYEDQVRVMLLEGSVQIASDQVHGSVPLTPGMQASYQQGDATPRVRTINPNDTALAWRQGKLILDNLALADALPLINRYLSKPVMLADATTGAIRIGGIYNIDEVNNLIPSLPKVLPVYLTQNQDGNPVLNSIPRKTPKG; encoded by the coding sequence ATGAGCGAAAAGTCCATTTCAGAAGCCGAATATGACGCCATCACCGACGCCGCCGCGCATTGGTGCATGCGCCTGCACGCGGGTGATTGCACCGCGAGTGAGCGTCAGGCTTTTGCCCAATGGCACGATTCGCACCCGCTGCACGCCTTCGAATACGCGGCAATGCTGGAGATCTGGGACGTTGCGGACCACCTGCCACGCCACGACACCACACCGACGGTGGTGCCGTTCAAGCCCCTTAGCCGGTCGCGCCTCTATGCGGTGGCTGCGGCGATCTGCCTGGGCGCCCTGCCTCTGGCCGCCTTCACTGGCTGGGAAGCCGGTTGGTTGCCCAGTTCCTATGAGCGCTTCGAGGCCGCTAATGGCCTGCGCCAGGTCATCCTCGACGATGGCAGCCAGGTGGAACTCAACCTGGGTACCGAGTTGGTCTACAGCAACTACAAGGACCAACGTCGGGTCACGCTGAAAAAAGGCGAAGCGTTCTTCAAGGTCAGCCATGACAGCGCCCATCCGTTCATTGTGCACGCAGGCAATGGCCAGGTGCGTGTCACGGGTACCCAGTTCAACGTCTGGAAATATGAAGACCAGGTGCGGGTGATGTTGCTCGAAGGCTCGGTGCAGATTGCCAGCGACCAGGTCCACGGAAGCGTGCCCCTGACACCCGGCATGCAGGCCAGCTACCAGCAGGGTGATGCCACGCCACGCGTGCGCACGATCAACCCCAATGACACCGCGCTGGCCTGGCGCCAGGGCAAACTGATCCTCGACAACCTGGCCCTGGCCGACGCGTTGCCGCTGATCAACCGCTACCTGAGCAAACCGGTGATGCTGGCCGACGCCACGACCGGTGCAATACGCATCGGTGGTATCTACAACATTGATGAGGTCAATAACCTCATTCCCTCCCTGCCCAAGGTTTTGCCGGTGTACCTGACCCAGAACCAGGACGGCAACCCCGTACTCAATTCTATTCCGCGTAAAACACCCAAAGGCTGA
- a CDS encoding DUF883 family protein — protein sequence MARKSAAQAVEEQIKDQAFSELTALIEESDKLLKSSASLVGEEGETLREQVAIKLKQALDSVSNVRERSKPVVDATETYIGGHPWQTVAISAGFGLVVGLLLGRRN from the coding sequence ATGGCCCGCAAATCTGCCGCCCAAGCCGTCGAAGAGCAAATCAAGGATCAAGCGTTCAGTGAACTGACGGCGCTGATCGAAGAATCGGACAAACTGCTCAAAAGCAGCGCGTCGTTGGTAGGCGAAGAAGGCGAAACCCTGCGCGAACAGGTCGCCATCAAGCTCAAGCAGGCGCTGGATTCGGTGTCCAACGTGCGCGAACGCAGCAAGCCAGTGGTGGATGCCACCGAAACCTACATCGGTGGCCACCCTTGGCAGACCGTTGCGATTTCCGCAGGCTTTGGCCTGGTGGTAGGCCTGCTGTTGGGTCGTCGCAACTGA
- the zwf gene encoding glucose-6-phosphate dehydrogenase produces MTANGKKTKAEPAPPTTLFLFGAHGDLVKRLLMPALYNLSRDGLLGDGLRIVGVDHNAISDADFAKKLEDFIRTEAASKVKGNADNALDPQLWAQLAKGISYVEGDFLDDSTYADIGKKIADSGTGNAVFYLATAPRFFSDVVQRLGSAGLLTETDDSFRRVVIEKPFGSDLATAEALNASLLKVMSEKQIYRIDHYLGKETVQNIMISRFSNVLFEAFWNNHYIDHVQITAAETVGVETRGNFFEKTGTLRDMVPNHLFQLLAMVAMEPPAAFGADAVRGEKAKVIGAVRPWSLEDARTNSVRGQYTAGEIGGKPLPGYREEANVAPDSSTETFVALKVMIDNWRWVGVPFYLRTGKRMSVRDTEIVICFKPAPYAQFRDTEVDELKPTYLKIQIQPNEGMWFDLLAKKPGPTLDMANIQLGFAYKDFFEMQPSTGYETLIYDCMTGDQTLFQRADNIENGWRAVQPFLDAWQEDDGIQAYKAGEDGPAAADALLARDGRAWHSLG; encoded by the coding sequence ATGACCGCCAACGGCAAAAAAACCAAGGCCGAACCCGCACCTCCGACCACCTTGTTTCTGTTTGGCGCCCATGGCGACCTGGTCAAGCGCCTGCTCATGCCGGCGCTGTACAACCTCAGTCGTGATGGGCTGCTGGGCGACGGCTTGCGCATCGTCGGCGTTGATCACAACGCGATCAGCGACGCCGATTTCGCCAAGAAACTCGAAGACTTCATTCGCACCGAAGCGGCGAGCAAGGTCAAGGGGAATGCGGATAACGCCCTGGACCCACAATTGTGGGCGCAGTTGGCCAAGGGCATCAGCTACGTCGAGGGTGATTTTCTCGACGACAGCACCTACGCCGACATCGGCAAGAAGATCGCCGACAGCGGCACCGGCAACGCGGTGTTCTACCTGGCCACCGCACCGCGTTTTTTCAGCGACGTGGTGCAGCGCCTGGGCAGTGCTGGCCTGCTGACGGAAACCGATGACAGCTTCCGTCGCGTGGTGATCGAAAAACCTTTCGGCTCCGACCTGGCCACCGCCGAAGCGCTGAATGCCAGCCTGCTCAAAGTGATGAGCGAGAAGCAGATCTATCGCATCGACCATTACTTGGGCAAGGAGACGGTGCAGAACATCATGATCAGCCGTTTCTCCAACGTGCTGTTCGAAGCGTTCTGGAACAACCATTACATCGACCACGTGCAAATCACCGCCGCCGAAACCGTCGGCGTTGAAACCCGTGGCAATTTCTTCGAGAAGACCGGCACCCTGCGCGACATGGTACCCAATCACTTGTTCCAACTGCTGGCAATGGTGGCGATGGAGCCACCTGCCGCCTTTGGTGCCGACGCCGTGCGCGGTGAAAAAGCCAAGGTGATTGGCGCCGTACGCCCCTGGTCATTGGAAGATGCGCGGACCAACTCGGTACGCGGGCAGTACACCGCCGGTGAAATCGGCGGTAAGCCACTGCCGGGTTACCGCGAAGAAGCCAACGTTGCACCTGACAGCAGCACTGAGACCTTCGTCGCCCTCAAGGTGATGATCGACAACTGGCGCTGGGTCGGCGTGCCGTTCTACCTGCGCACCGGCAAGCGCATGAGCGTGCGCGACACCGAAATCGTGATCTGCTTCAAGCCGGCACCCTATGCACAGTTTCGCGATACCGAAGTCGATGAGCTCAAGCCCACCTACCTGAAAATCCAGATCCAGCCGAATGAAGGCATGTGGTTCGACCTGCTGGCAAAAAAGCCCGGGCCGACCCTGGACATGGCCAACATCCAGCTGGGTTTTGCCTACAAGGACTTCTTCGAGATGCAGCCCTCGACCGGGTACGAAACGCTGATCTACGACTGCATGACCGGCGACCAGACCTTGTTCCAGCGTGCGGACAACATCGAAAACGGCTGGCGCGCCGTGCAGCCCTTCCTCGATGCGTGGCAGGAAGATGACGGGATCCAGGCCTACAAGGCGGGTGAAGATGGGCCTGCAGCCGCCGATGCGTTGCTGGCCCGTGATGGCCGTGCCTGGCACAGCCTCGGATGA
- a CDS encoding Ldh family oxidoreductase: MSTPSKVVESSNVSISFSALVALLQQVFERHGTSPEVAAILAHNCASAERDGAHSHGIFRIPGYLSTLASGWVDGHAVPQVTDVASGFVRVDAANGFAQPALEAARALLVEKARSAGIALMAIHNSHHFAALWPDVEPFAEQGLVALSVVNSMTCVVPHGADRPLFGTNPIAFAAPRADGLPIVFDLATSAIAHGDVQIAARKGERLPLGMGVDGLGQPTQDPKAILEGGALLPFGGHKGSALSMMVELLAAALTGGNFSFEFNWSDHPGARTPWTGQLLIVIDPSKTAGQSFAERSQELVRQMHAAGLRRLPGDRRHRTRLRSEQEGIVLDAEELQGLRALAAG, from the coding sequence ATGTCTACGCCGTCCAAGGTCGTTGAGAGTTCCAATGTCTCCATTAGCTTCAGTGCGCTGGTGGCCTTGTTGCAACAGGTCTTTGAGCGCCATGGCACCTCGCCTGAGGTGGCTGCGATCCTCGCCCACAATTGCGCCAGCGCTGAACGCGACGGCGCCCATAGCCATGGCATTTTTCGTATTCCCGGTTATCTCAGTACCCTGGCCAGCGGCTGGGTGGATGGCCATGCGGTGCCGCAGGTTACCGACGTGGCCTCGGGGTTTGTGCGGGTAGATGCCGCCAACGGCTTTGCCCAGCCGGCCCTGGAAGCTGCCCGTGCACTGCTGGTGGAAAAAGCCAGGAGTGCCGGGATCGCCTTAATGGCGATCCATAACTCCCATCATTTCGCGGCCTTATGGCCGGATGTCGAACCGTTCGCCGAGCAGGGGCTGGTGGCGTTGAGCGTGGTCAACAGCATGACCTGCGTGGTGCCCCACGGCGCCGACCGCCCGCTGTTCGGCACCAACCCTATCGCCTTCGCAGCCCCACGCGCCGATGGTTTACCTATCGTATTTGACCTGGCCACCAGCGCTATCGCCCATGGTGACGTGCAGATTGCCGCGCGCAAAGGGGAGCGTTTGCCTCTGGGCATGGGCGTTGATGGGTTGGGTCAGCCGACTCAGGACCCAAAGGCGATTCTTGAAGGGGGCGCCCTGTTGCCGTTTGGCGGGCACAAGGGGTCGGCGCTTTCGATGATGGTCGAACTGCTGGCCGCGGCGTTGACCGGCGGGAACTTCTCGTTTGAATTCAACTGGTCCGATCATCCTGGAGCGCGTACGCCATGGACAGGGCAGTTGCTGATTGTGATCGACCCCAGCAAGACCGCAGGGCAGAGCTTCGCCGAGCGCAGCCAGGAGCTGGTGCGACAGATGCATGCGGCGGGGTTGCGGCGTCTGCCGGGAGATCGGCGGCACCGGACGCGGCTCAGGTCCGAGCAGGAAGGGATCGTCTTGGACGCTGAGGAGTTGCAAGGCCTGCGGGCTTTGGCCGCCGGCTGA
- a CDS encoding PepSY domain-containing protein codes for MLKKTLVALCATSALLSAGAALADKPGAGWIPIEKAIEVAKTKGGYVEVYAAEADDNGYWEVKGRKSDGTVYEARIDGASGNILRDQKD; via the coding sequence ATGCTGAAGAAAACCTTAGTCGCTTTGTGTGCAACCTCTGCGCTGCTCAGCGCCGGTGCAGCCCTTGCCGATAAGCCGGGGGCAGGTTGGATCCCGATCGAGAAGGCGATTGAAGTCGCCAAGACCAAAGGCGGATACGTCGAGGTGTACGCCGCCGAGGCAGACGACAATGGCTACTGGGAAGTCAAAGGCCGCAAGTCTGACGGCACCGTGTATGAAGCCCGCATTGATGGCGCCTCGGGCAATATCCTGCGCGACCAGAAAGACTGA
- a CDS encoding sigma-54 dependent transcriptional regulator, translating to MGGPPVQRRLLVVDPCDDCHGLLPGLRTAGWEVDSCSLDAVGDRSCDVGLLRLQPAHLERPEAVKELIGRSGTEWIAVLDQDVLRLQNFGDFVCEWFFDFHTLPFDVARVQVTLGRAFGMGRLRGKGHTPVDEPEHELLGDSRPIRELRKLLSKLAPTESPVLIRGDSGTGKELVAKTLHRQSQRHAKPFVAINCGAIPEHLIQSELFGHEKGAFTGAHQRKVGRIEAANGGTLFLDEIGDLPMELQANLLRFLQEKQIERVGGSQPIPVDVRVLAATHVDLEAAVEKGTFREDLYYRLNVLQVVTAPLRDRHGDIAMLANHFSRFYSQETGRRPRSFSDDALVAMGEHSWPGNVRELANRVRRGLVLAEGRQIEAVDLGLHGQQAISPPMATLEDYKHRAERQALCDVLNRHSDNLSVAARVLGVSRPTFYRLLHKHQIR from the coding sequence ATGGGTGGACCCCCCGTTCAACGCCGATTGCTAGTAGTTGATCCTTGTGATGACTGCCACGGGCTGCTGCCCGGTTTGCGCACGGCGGGGTGGGAAGTCGACAGTTGCAGCTTGGACGCGGTGGGCGACCGATCCTGCGACGTCGGCCTACTGCGCTTGCAGCCCGCTCACCTGGAACGACCCGAAGCCGTCAAAGAGCTGATCGGCCGCAGTGGGACCGAGTGGATCGCCGTGCTCGACCAGGATGTGCTACGGCTGCAGAACTTCGGTGACTTTGTCTGCGAATGGTTCTTTGACTTCCATACCTTGCCCTTCGACGTCGCCCGCGTGCAGGTGACCCTGGGCCGTGCCTTTGGCATGGGACGGTTGCGGGGCAAGGGCCATACCCCGGTGGACGAGCCCGAGCACGAATTGCTCGGTGACAGCCGGCCCATTCGCGAACTGCGCAAATTATTGTCGAAACTGGCGCCTACCGAATCTCCCGTGTTGATTCGAGGCGACAGCGGCACCGGCAAAGAGCTGGTGGCCAAGACCCTTCATCGCCAATCCCAGCGGCATGCCAAGCCGTTTGTGGCGATCAACTGCGGTGCGATCCCTGAACACTTGATTCAATCCGAATTGTTCGGCCATGAAAAAGGTGCGTTCACCGGCGCCCATCAACGCAAGGTCGGGCGAATCGAGGCGGCCAATGGCGGCACGTTGTTCCTGGATGAAATTGGCGATCTGCCGATGGAGCTGCAAGCCAATCTCTTGCGGTTTCTCCAGGAAAAGCAGATCGAGCGGGTCGGCGGCAGCCAGCCGATCCCGGTGGATGTGCGGGTATTGGCCGCCACCCACGTCGACCTGGAAGCCGCGGTGGAGAAGGGCACCTTTCGCGAAGACTTGTATTACCGCCTCAATGTCCTGCAAGTGGTGACCGCACCGTTGCGCGACCGCCATGGCGACATCGCGATGCTGGCCAACCACTTTTCACGTTTCTACAGTCAGGAAACCGGTCGTCGCCCGCGTAGTTTCAGTGATGACGCCCTCGTCGCGATGGGCGAGCACTCTTGGCCTGGCAATGTGCGCGAGTTGGCCAACCGCGTACGCCGCGGGCTGGTGCTCGCCGAAGGACGCCAGATCGAAGCCGTTGATCTGGGGTTGCACGGCCAGCAGGCAATTTCGCCGCCCATGGCTACACTGGAAGACTATAAGCACCGCGCCGAACGCCAGGCGCTGTGCGACGTGCTCAATCGGCACAGCGACAACTTGAGTGTGGCGGCCCGTGTACTGGGCGTTTCCCGGCCCACGTTCTACCGGTTGCTGCACAAACACCAGATCCGCTAG
- a CDS encoding adhesin has translation MKRSLLLLALLGSAAAMADNTAVINNSGKDYNGNVMINQAAGNQQQMANNRAVALGGQATTSNIQNMNGKVDPSLNAKASIEGTSFTNGNGMVGINQSAGANNQSINAVRISINPGPQSIDDSVLLQQNTTTLATDSGLTPTTGSRQVVTSDQAFTGSRGVIQVNQSAGVGNRVANTLGITIK, from the coding sequence ATGAAACGTTCCCTGCTGCTTCTCGCCCTGCTGGGCAGCGCGGCGGCCATGGCCGACAACACCGCGGTGATCAACAACAGCGGCAAAGACTACAACGGCAACGTAATGATCAACCAGGCGGCGGGCAATCAGCAGCAGATGGCCAACAACCGTGCCGTCGCACTCGGTGGCCAGGCCACCACCAGCAACATCCAGAACATGAACGGTAAGGTCGACCCCTCCCTGAACGCCAAGGCGTCGATCGAGGGCACTTCTTTTACCAATGGCAACGGCATGGTGGGCATCAACCAGTCCGCCGGGGCCAATAACCAATCAATCAATGCCGTGCGGATCAGCATCAACCCTGGCCCGCAAAGCATCGACGACAGCGTCCTGTTGCAACAGAACACGACGACGCTGGCAACCGACTCAGGGCTCACCCCCACCACTGGCAGCCGCCAGGTCGTGACAAGCGACCAGGCCTTCACCGGCAGCCGAGGAGTGATTCAGGTGAACCAGAGTGCAGGGGTGGGGAACCGAGTGGCTAACACCCTGGGCATCACTATCAAGTAA
- a CDS encoding LysR family transcriptional regulator, which translates to MSQMNIAQVDLNLLKTFEALHDESSASRAALRLGVTQSAISAGLRRLREVYGDQLFVRTGRGLAPTLRANQLKPLISEALDRCRQSLAMVNPDNQQYQGRSVVLGLSDDFEIAYGRRLMDEITRRAPRLRVIFRQTHSQIVAGALLERTLDLAITAGGFAHSRLSRQVLGEGDYRCLVDADQPSMSLDEFVTREHVLVSSGGFIGITDEGLAAQGLSRQVCASTSHFAALPFLLKGSQAVATIPGHAAEVIGAMTGLRVLACPLALPRYPIELGWRTQAQLDPLLLKVREAIVASFTWSPPSTC; encoded by the coding sequence ATGAGCCAAATGAATATCGCCCAGGTCGACCTGAACCTGCTGAAAACCTTCGAAGCCCTGCATGATGAGTCCAGCGCCAGCCGCGCGGCATTGCGCCTGGGCGTCACACAATCGGCCATCAGCGCAGGGTTGCGTCGCCTGCGCGAGGTATATGGCGATCAATTGTTCGTGCGTACCGGACGCGGCCTGGCGCCGACCTTGCGGGCGAACCAATTGAAACCGCTGATCAGTGAAGCGCTGGACCGCTGCCGACAGAGCCTGGCCATGGTTAATCCGGACAATCAGCAGTATCAAGGTCGGTCCGTGGTGCTGGGTTTGTCCGATGACTTCGAAATAGCCTACGGCCGACGGCTGATGGATGAAATTACCCGACGCGCACCAAGACTGCGGGTGATTTTCCGTCAGACCCACAGCCAGATCGTGGCCGGAGCGCTGCTTGAGCGCACGTTGGACCTGGCGATTACCGCAGGCGGGTTCGCGCACAGCAGGCTGAGTCGCCAAGTGTTGGGGGAAGGTGATTATCGCTGCCTGGTGGACGCCGACCAGCCAAGCATGAGCCTGGACGAGTTCGTCACCCGCGAGCATGTGCTGGTGTCGTCAGGCGGGTTTATCGGGATTACCGACGAGGGCTTGGCGGCGCAGGGCCTCAGTCGTCAGGTGTGTGCGTCTACCAGCCACTTCGCCGCGCTGCCGTTTTTGCTCAAGGGCAGCCAGGCGGTTGCGACTATTCCCGGCCACGCCGCCGAAGTCATCGGTGCGATGACCGGTTTGCGCGTACTGGCGTGCCCGCTGGCCCTGCCGCGCTACCCGATCGAGCTGGGCTGGCGAACCCAGGCGCAGCTCGATCCGCTGTTACTGAAAGTGCGTGAAGCGATTGTGGCGAGCTTTACTTGGTCGCCGCCATCAACTTGTTGA